In Gossypium hirsutum isolate 1008001.06 chromosome D06, Gossypium_hirsutum_v2.1, whole genome shotgun sequence, one genomic interval encodes:
- the LOC107901668 gene encoding wings apart-like protein 1 isoform X1 — translation MIVRTYGRRNRGLTRTFSDSLNDDVSDSPPLSQETLPSQDIYDFPFTTTQESSSLWPSSQEFIDDDYKNKIKASVKPTQRSFEFEDPRNGVVRRSKKQKQNQSKNEVGYSSMPWISPTSSLMEAQEFGEMMEHVDEVNFALDGLKKGQPVRIRRASLLSLLSICATAQQRRLLRTHGMAKTIIDAILGLNFDDIPSNLAAVALFYVFTNDGQDDQLLESPCCIRFLMKILKPIIPPAKENKTEKVGFKLLALRKDANVSRDTIKVLDSSSAAIISKVEEILVSCKEMKSRCGDDSDVRRPELSPKWIALLTLEKACLSRISIEDATGTVRKTGGDFKEKLRELGGLDAVFEVAMECHSVMEGWVEQSLPSPLTEDRKDVQSLVLLSKCLKIMENAAFLSSENQSHLIEMKGKFNSHGHRLSFTKLVISVIKILSGLYCKSSCGSSSIGKACGNSKAVGGVDEFALTTDCKVDRHGIICISSSEKSSSMEWSSEKSSNASQIEPGPSTQWLGHLVPSFQSEKTSTNDSRLLKRRTRSSFASSCSGKLGNSYDEIPVASNWSGILSERPVGSKDDKWQVLEDCQDPFAFDEEEFVPSKWDLLSGSKKTSQTKKHRKLGPRNREIQIEHQCHTISQKELTSEEICLRKSTNEEYNHSNAASSSKYGEEEYASLLSDCLLAAVKVLMNLTNDNPLGCKQIAASGALETLSTLIACHFPSFCSYLPRISEMEENSLRVELHNQNDRPLTDPELDFLVAILGLLVNLVEKDEHNRSRLAAASVSLPDSEGLNEGSHMAVIPLLCAIFLANQGEDDGTGVLSWNDEAAMLQEEKEAEKMILEAYAALLLAFLSTESKSTRNAIAECLPNHGLSILVPVLERFVAFHFTLNMISSETHKAVSEVIESCRIP, via the exons ATGATCGTCCGAACCTACGGTCGCCGTAACCGTGGTTTAACCAGGACATTCTCCGACTCCCTAAACGACGACGTCTCCGACTCCCCTCCATTGTCCCAAGAAACGTTGCCGTCTCAGGACATCTACGATTTCCCTTTCACTACCACCCAGGAATCCTCTTCCTTATGGCCGTCCTCTCAAGAATTCATCGACGACGACTACAAGAACAAAATAAAAGCGTCCGTTAAACCAACCCAAAGAAGTTTCGAATTCGAAGATCCAAGAAACGGTGTTGTTAGAAGATCCAAGAAACAGAAGCAAAACCAGAGCAAGAACGAGGTAGGGTATTCTTCTATGCCGTGGATTTCGCCGACTTCGAGTCTGATGGAGGCTCAAGAATTCGGGGAAATGATGGAGCACGTTGACGAGGTTAATTTCGCGCTTGATGGGTTAAAGAAAGGCCAGCCAGTGAGGATCAGAAGAGCGAGTCTCTTGTCTCTGCTTTCGATTTGCGCCACTGCCCAACAGAGGAGACTGTTGAGAACTCATGG GATGGCAAAAACAATAATTGATGCTATTTTGGGGCTCAACTTTGATGACATCCCAAGCAACCTTGCTGCTGTGGCCCTTTTTTACGTGTTTACTAATGAT GGTCAAGATGACCAGCTCCTGGAGTCACCTTGTTGCATTCGATttctaatgaaaattttaaagccaATTATCCCCCCtgctaaagaaaacaaaacagagAAAGTGGGCTTTAAGCTTTTGGCATTACGCAAGGATGCCAATGTCTCACGGGATACAATTAAGGTGTTGGATTCAAGCTCTGCTGCTATTATCTCTAAAGTTGAGGAGATCCTTGTTAGTTGCAAGGAAATGAAGTCAAGATGCGGGGATGATAGTGATGTAAGAAGGCCAGAGTTAAGCCCAAAATGGATAGCTTTGTTGACGTTGGAGAAAGCTTGTTTGTCTAGAATTTCTATTGAAG ATGCAACCGGTACTGTAAGAAAAACTGGGGGCGATTTCAAGGAGAAACTACGAGAGCTTGGAGGACTTGATGCGGTCTTTGAAGTGGCCATGGAGTGCCATTCTGTTATGGAG GGTTGGGTGGAACAGAGTTTACCTTCTCCTCTTACCGAAGATAGAAAGGATGTGCAGAGCCTGGTGCTGCtttcaaaatgtttgaaaatCATGGAAAATGCTGCATTCCTCAGTAGTGAAAATCAG AGTCATCTAATAGAAATGAAAGGGAAATTTAACTCACATGGACATCGACTATCTTTTACAAAGCTTGTTATAAGTGTAATCAAGATTCTCTCAG GGCTTTATTGTAAGAGTTCTTGTGGATCATCCAGTATAGGAAAGGCTTGTGGTAATTCTAAAGCTGTGGGTGGTGTTGATGAATTTGCTCTAACCACAGATTGTAAAG TGGATAGACACGGTATTATCTGCATCAGTTCATCTGAAAAATCCTCAAGCATGGAGTGGTCCTCTGAAAAAAGTTCCAATGCATCTCAGATTGAGCCAGGGCCCTCCACTCAGTGGTTAGGTCATCTCGTACCTAGTTTTCAAAGTGAGAAAACATCCACGAATGATAGTCGTTTACTAAAGAGGAGAACCCGTTCTTCCTTCGCCAGCTCGTGCAGCGGGAAATTAGGAAATTCATATGATGAAATACCTGTAGCAAGTAATTGGTCAGGGATTCTTTCTGAGAGGCCTGTCGGTTCAAAAGATGACAAATGGCAAGTTTTAGAGGATTGTCAGGATCCTTTTGCTTTTGATGAAGAGGAATTCGTGCCTTCAAAGTGGGACTTACTCTCTGGGAGTAAAAAAACATCCCAAACTAAAAAGCATCGGAAACTTGGGCCAAGAAATAGAGAAATCCAAATTGAGCATCAATGTCATACAATAAGCCAAAAGGAATTAACTAGTGAGGAAATTTGTCTGAGAAAATCTACCAATGAAGAATATAATCATTCTAATGCAGCTTCTAGTTCTAAATATGGTGAAGAAGAATATGCCAGCCTTCTTTCTGACTGCCTTCTTGCTGCTGTCAAG gttttgatgaatttaacaaatgACAACCCACTCGGCTGTAAGCAAATTGCTGCCTCGGGGGCCCTAGAGACCTTGTCTACATTAATTGCTTGCCATTTCCCTTCATTCTGCTCATATTTGCCTCGCATCAGTGAAATGGAAGAGAATTCTCTTCGTGTTGAACTTCACAACCAGAATGACAGACCTCTTACTGATCCAGAGTTGGATTTCCTTGTGGCAATACTGGGTCTGCTTGTAAACCTAGTAGAGAAGGATGAACATAACAG ATCACGGCTTGCAGCAGCTTCTGTTTCTTTACCGGATTCAGAAGGGTTAAATGAGGGAAGTCACATGGCTGTAATTCCGCTGCTATGTGCCATCTTCCTTGCGAACCAAGGAGAAGACGATGGTACTGGGGTTCTTTCTTGG AACGATGAGGCTGCTATGCTACAGGAAGAGAAAGAAGCAGAGAAGATGATTTTAGAAGCCTACGCAGCCCTACTACTTGCTTTTCTTTCCACTGAAAG TAAGAGCACACGAAATGCGATTGCCGAATGCCTCCCAAATCACGGCCTGTCGATTCTGGTACCTGTGTTGGAGAGATTCGTG GCATTTCATTTTACATTAAACATGATATCTTCAGAGACTCATAAAGCCGTGAGTGAAGTGATTGAATCATGTAGGATACCATGA
- the LOC107901668 gene encoding wings apart-like protein 1 isoform X2 gives MIVRTYGRRNRGLTRTFSDSLNDDVSDSPPLSQETLPSQDIYDFPFTTTQESSSLWPSSQEFIDDDYKNKIKASVKPTQRSFEFEDPRNGVVRRSKKQKQNQSKNEVGYSSMPWISPTSSLMEAQEFGEMMEHVDEVNFALDGLKKGQPVRIRRASLLSLLSICATAQQRRLLRTHGMAKTIIDAILGLNFDDIPSNLAAVALFYVFTNDGQDDQLLESPCCIRFLMKILKPIIPPAKENKTEKVGFKLLALRKDANVSRDTIKVLDSSSAAIISKVEEILVSCKEMKSRCGDDSDVRRPELSPKWIALLTLEKACLSRISIEDATGTVRKTGGDFKEKLRELGGLDAVFEVAMECHSVMEGWVEQSLPSPLTEDRKDVQSLVLLSKCLKIMENAAFLSSENQSHLIEMKGKFNSHGHRLSFTKLVISVIKILSGLYCKSSCGSSSIGKACGNSKAVGGVDEFALTTDCKVDRHGIICISSSEKSSSMEWSSEKSSNASQIEPGPSTQWLGHLVPSFQSEKTSTNDSRLLKRRTRSSFASSCSGKLGNSYDEIPVASNWSGILSERPVGSKDDKWQVLEDCQDPFAFDEEEFVPSKWDLLSGSKKTSQTKKHRKLGPRNREIQIEHQCHTISQKELTSEEICLRKSTNEEYNHSNAASSSKYGEEEYASLLSDCLLAAVKVLMNLTNDNPLGCKQIAASGALETLSTLIACHFPSFCSYLPRISEMEENSLRVELHNQNDRPLTDPELDFLVAILGLLVNLVEKDEHNRLMYLLCIQCSGLESRIENDEAAMLQEEKEAEKMILEAYAALLLAFLSTESKSTRNAIAECLPNHGLSILVPVLERFVAFHFTLNMISSETHKAVSEVIESCRIP, from the exons ATGATCGTCCGAACCTACGGTCGCCGTAACCGTGGTTTAACCAGGACATTCTCCGACTCCCTAAACGACGACGTCTCCGACTCCCCTCCATTGTCCCAAGAAACGTTGCCGTCTCAGGACATCTACGATTTCCCTTTCACTACCACCCAGGAATCCTCTTCCTTATGGCCGTCCTCTCAAGAATTCATCGACGACGACTACAAGAACAAAATAAAAGCGTCCGTTAAACCAACCCAAAGAAGTTTCGAATTCGAAGATCCAAGAAACGGTGTTGTTAGAAGATCCAAGAAACAGAAGCAAAACCAGAGCAAGAACGAGGTAGGGTATTCTTCTATGCCGTGGATTTCGCCGACTTCGAGTCTGATGGAGGCTCAAGAATTCGGGGAAATGATGGAGCACGTTGACGAGGTTAATTTCGCGCTTGATGGGTTAAAGAAAGGCCAGCCAGTGAGGATCAGAAGAGCGAGTCTCTTGTCTCTGCTTTCGATTTGCGCCACTGCCCAACAGAGGAGACTGTTGAGAACTCATGG GATGGCAAAAACAATAATTGATGCTATTTTGGGGCTCAACTTTGATGACATCCCAAGCAACCTTGCTGCTGTGGCCCTTTTTTACGTGTTTACTAATGAT GGTCAAGATGACCAGCTCCTGGAGTCACCTTGTTGCATTCGATttctaatgaaaattttaaagccaATTATCCCCCCtgctaaagaaaacaaaacagagAAAGTGGGCTTTAAGCTTTTGGCATTACGCAAGGATGCCAATGTCTCACGGGATACAATTAAGGTGTTGGATTCAAGCTCTGCTGCTATTATCTCTAAAGTTGAGGAGATCCTTGTTAGTTGCAAGGAAATGAAGTCAAGATGCGGGGATGATAGTGATGTAAGAAGGCCAGAGTTAAGCCCAAAATGGATAGCTTTGTTGACGTTGGAGAAAGCTTGTTTGTCTAGAATTTCTATTGAAG ATGCAACCGGTACTGTAAGAAAAACTGGGGGCGATTTCAAGGAGAAACTACGAGAGCTTGGAGGACTTGATGCGGTCTTTGAAGTGGCCATGGAGTGCCATTCTGTTATGGAG GGTTGGGTGGAACAGAGTTTACCTTCTCCTCTTACCGAAGATAGAAAGGATGTGCAGAGCCTGGTGCTGCtttcaaaatgtttgaaaatCATGGAAAATGCTGCATTCCTCAGTAGTGAAAATCAG AGTCATCTAATAGAAATGAAAGGGAAATTTAACTCACATGGACATCGACTATCTTTTACAAAGCTTGTTATAAGTGTAATCAAGATTCTCTCAG GGCTTTATTGTAAGAGTTCTTGTGGATCATCCAGTATAGGAAAGGCTTGTGGTAATTCTAAAGCTGTGGGTGGTGTTGATGAATTTGCTCTAACCACAGATTGTAAAG TGGATAGACACGGTATTATCTGCATCAGTTCATCTGAAAAATCCTCAAGCATGGAGTGGTCCTCTGAAAAAAGTTCCAATGCATCTCAGATTGAGCCAGGGCCCTCCACTCAGTGGTTAGGTCATCTCGTACCTAGTTTTCAAAGTGAGAAAACATCCACGAATGATAGTCGTTTACTAAAGAGGAGAACCCGTTCTTCCTTCGCCAGCTCGTGCAGCGGGAAATTAGGAAATTCATATGATGAAATACCTGTAGCAAGTAATTGGTCAGGGATTCTTTCTGAGAGGCCTGTCGGTTCAAAAGATGACAAATGGCAAGTTTTAGAGGATTGTCAGGATCCTTTTGCTTTTGATGAAGAGGAATTCGTGCCTTCAAAGTGGGACTTACTCTCTGGGAGTAAAAAAACATCCCAAACTAAAAAGCATCGGAAACTTGGGCCAAGAAATAGAGAAATCCAAATTGAGCATCAATGTCATACAATAAGCCAAAAGGAATTAACTAGTGAGGAAATTTGTCTGAGAAAATCTACCAATGAAGAATATAATCATTCTAATGCAGCTTCTAGTTCTAAATATGGTGAAGAAGAATATGCCAGCCTTCTTTCTGACTGCCTTCTTGCTGCTGTCAAG gttttgatgaatttaacaaatgACAACCCACTCGGCTGTAAGCAAATTGCTGCCTCGGGGGCCCTAGAGACCTTGTCTACATTAATTGCTTGCCATTTCCCTTCATTCTGCTCATATTTGCCTCGCATCAGTGAAATGGAAGAGAATTCTCTTCGTGTTGAACTTCACAACCAGAATGACAGACCTCTTACTGATCCAGAGTTGGATTTCCTTGTGGCAATACTGGGTCTGCTTGTAAACCTAGTAGAGAAGGATGAACATAACAGGTTGATGTACCTTCTTTGCATTCAGTGCAGTGGCTTAGAAAGTAGAATAGAG AACGATGAGGCTGCTATGCTACAGGAAGAGAAAGAAGCAGAGAAGATGATTTTAGAAGCCTACGCAGCCCTACTACTTGCTTTTCTTTCCACTGAAAG TAAGAGCACACGAAATGCGATTGCCGAATGCCTCCCAAATCACGGCCTGTCGATTCTGGTACCTGTGTTGGAGAGATTCGTG GCATTTCATTTTACATTAAACATGATATCTTCAGAGACTCATAAAGCCGTGAGTGAAGTGATTGAATCATGTAGGATACCATGA